Proteins found in one Actinomycetota bacterium genomic segment:
- a CDS encoding YfhO family protein: MLGKHTNHKSRIKEYIIVSVLLIIMIMGFMWKIFFAGEVLLPADMINTSVHPWVLDQQNQYSPGQAPYNNALSDPIFIYYPMKYYMKASLDQGSLPLWNPLSFCGYPYNAKLVSEMFNPLDFMHLLMPAQYAFGFTVAFHLLVGGLFTYILCKSLGIGKLGSFFAASVFMFNANTVVWLEFPTHFRGELWIPLILLFLFRFFKERRAIFAILGGIALGLQVLSGYSQAVQFTAIAIIIILLVQIIYDLKDKKFKQVGQNIGGTALLAVIGLGIGISFILPFYRELQDSLRAVQERGGGGSMNFRYLITMLNPNFFGNGIKGSFWLPGTNFIEAVRYSGIATLLLAAIAVIFKRGKVVWSLLAVAAVAVLLNSVPQIFELFNRIIPFFDKSSISRILLLIPFCLAVLAGYGISYLQKVTTGQKKKIIMVTAGLAASFIALMVGLSLTFNTHISITTMDQHPIIWLETWSFILFLILAAVSAVFIILAVKTNRKAWAWLMVPLIVADLFLFGINYNTTSSPDQVFFETESLAYLKQDTEKSRNLGIMGGTFNPNSLWIHGLEDIAGYDPVMPYNYAQFWAAFQGSGQVRPNGKVGADKMYANFLALTNTKYVTSYAFMQEMGYFYNNMDKNLNQHSRENSVLSVWNFMEHIIPTIEVSPDSAMEFEYLVPASSELVFYNAIHPDYWSAQEGDGVIFRVYIQQGDRSEMIFEQDLNPIQVEDDRRWFVHRIDLSGYGDRQVKIVFQTASKQNSENDKAGWGNPTIIPKDSLGLGNLMLNYNKEVKIYRNYNYLPRAYLAGSSMEFESEDHVLAYLVANHKLDLSHTVLLEGEQVPVTGETAGRVEITDYSYNRVVIEAENEKEAYLVLLDRYDPDWRAFIDGQRADIVKANYLFRALYLEPGQHVVEFRYVPVWFFVSAAVSVLVLLISAAGAVFIFIRERRRDAGVKS; this comes from the coding sequence GTGTTAGGCAAACATACAAACCATAAATCCAGAATAAAAGAATACATCATAGTATCGGTTTTGCTAATAATAATGATCATGGGGTTTATGTGGAAGATATTCTTTGCCGGGGAAGTGCTGCTGCCGGCAGATATGATTAACACTTCAGTCCATCCCTGGGTCCTGGACCAACAAAACCAGTACAGCCCGGGCCAAGCCCCTTACAATAATGCTTTGTCTGACCCCATTTTTATCTATTATCCCATGAAATATTATATGAAGGCCAGCCTGGACCAGGGGTCTTTACCCCTGTGGAACCCCCTGTCTTTTTGCGGCTACCCCTACAATGCCAAACTGGTTAGCGAGATGTTTAACCCCTTAGATTTTATGCATTTGCTTATGCCGGCCCAGTATGCTTTTGGCTTTACGGTGGCTTTTCACCTGCTGGTGGGGGGATTGTTTACCTATATATTGTGTAAAAGCCTGGGCATAGGCAAGCTGGGCTCTTTTTTTGCAGCCTCGGTGTTTATGTTTAATGCCAATACGGTGGTATGGCTGGAATTTCCTACCCATTTTAGGGGAGAGCTGTGGATACCGCTGATATTGTTGTTTTTGTTCCGGTTTTTTAAAGAAAGAAGGGCAATTTTTGCCATACTGGGAGGTATTGCCCTGGGCCTGCAGGTACTGTCCGGATACAGCCAGGCAGTTCAGTTTACGGCCATAGCCATAATTATAATACTACTGGTGCAAATAATTTATGACCTTAAGGATAAAAAGTTTAAACAGGTTGGCCAAAATATTGGGGGTACTGCCCTGCTGGCAGTAATTGGGCTGGGTATCGGGATCAGTTTTATTCTGCCTTTCTACCGTGAGCTGCAGGACTCCCTGCGGGCGGTGCAGGAAAGAGGGGGCGGGGGCAGCATGAATTTCAGGTACTTGATTACCATGCTCAACCCCAACTTTTTCGGCAATGGAATCAAGGGCTCTTTCTGGCTGCCGGGCACCAATTTTATAGAGGCGGTCCGTTATTCCGGGATAGCTACGCTGCTGCTGGCTGCTATAGCAGTAATATTTAAAAGAGGCAAGGTGGTATGGTCTTTGCTGGCAGTAGCCGCAGTAGCGGTACTGCTAAACTCTGTGCCCCAGATATTTGAGCTGTTTAACCGCATCATTCCCTTTTTTGATAAATCATCTATCTCCAGGATATTGCTATTGATTCCTTTCTGCCTGGCAGTATTGGCCGGTTATGGAATATCTTACCTGCAAAAAGTAACCACCGGACAAAAAAAGAAAATCATAATGGTAACAGCTGGCCTGGCCGCTTCTTTTATAGCCTTGATGGTAGGGCTAAGCTTAACTTTTAATACCCATATAAGTATAACCACCATGGACCAGCACCCCATAATATGGCTGGAAACCTGGTCCTTTATCCTGTTTCTAATACTGGCTGCAGTCTCGGCAGTATTTATTATACTGGCCGTTAAGACTAACAGGAAAGCCTGGGCCTGGCTGATGGTACCATTGATTGTAGCTGATTTATTCCTATTCGGCATAAACTATAATACCACCTCATCCCCGGACCAGGTCTTTTTTGAAACCGAATCTTTAGCCTACCTTAAGCAGGATACGGAAAAGAGTAGGAACCTGGGGATAATGGGCGGTACCTTTAACCCCAATTCCCTGTGGATACATGGGCTGGAAGACATCGCTGGATATGATCCGGTAATGCCCTACAATTATGCCCAGTTCTGGGCAGCATTCCAGGGCAGCGGCCAGGTAAGGCCCAACGGCAAGGTGGGCGCCGATAAGATGTACGCCAATTTCTTAGCCCTTACCAATACCAAATACGTAACCAGCTATGCCTTTATGCAGGAGATGGGCTATTTCTATAATAATATGGATAAGAACCTTAACCAGCACAGCAGGGAAAATTCCGTACTCAGTGTATGGAATTTTATGGAACATATAATACCTACCATAGAAGTCAGCCCTGATTCTGCCATGGAGTTTGAATACCTCGTACCTGCCTCCAGTGAACTGGTTTTCTACAATGCCATCCATCCTGATTACTGGTCGGCCCAGGAGGGAGACGGGGTAATATTCAGGGTGTACATACAGCAGGGAGATCGGTCAGAAATGATATTTGAACAAGATTTAAACCCCATACAGGTAGAGGATGACCGGAGATGGTTTGTTCACCGTATCGATCTTTCCGGTTACGGGGACCGGCAGGTAAAAATAGTATTCCAGACTGCCAGTAAGCAAAACAGCGAAAATGACAAGGCTGGCTGGGGTAATCCTACCATCATCCCCAAGGACAGCCTGGGGCTGGGAAACCTGATGCTAAACTATAATAAAGAGGTAAAAATATACCGAAACTACAATTATCTTCCCCGGGCTTACCTGGCGGGCAGTTCCATGGAATTTGAATCAGAAGATCATGTTTTAGCTTACCTGGTGGCCAACCATAAGCTGGATCTAAGCCATACCGTATTGCTGGAAGGAGAGCAGGTACCGGTAACCGGAGAGACTGCCGGCAGGGTAGAGATTACCGACTACAGCTATAACCGGGTAGTGATAGAAGCGGAAAATGAAAAAGAGGCCTACCTGGTACTTCTGGACCGCTACGATCCAGACTGGAGGGCATTTATAGACGGGCAGCGGGCAGATATAGTAAAAGCCAACTACTTGTTTAGGGCCTTGTATTTGGAACCAGGCCAACATGTGGTAGAATTCAGGTATGTGCCGGTATGGTTCTTTGTTAGCGCCGCGGTATCGGTACTGGTATTACTGATATCGGCAGCCGGCGCGGTATTTATCTTCATCAGGGAAAGGCGGAGGGATGCAGGGGTTAAAAGCTAG
- a CDS encoding glycosyltransferase family 2 protein, whose product MNNSDKINISIIVPIYNEKDNIAMLHQRLQKVLNQMGLTYEVLLIDDGSRDGSWEEMLKVHQANPRFRIIKLRRNFGQTPAMSAGFDYSQGEIVITLDADLQNEPEDIPKLVEEMNKGFDVVSGWRKNRKENYLTRRLPSIMANRLISFLTGVKLHDFGCTLKAYRQEVVKNTKLYGEMHRYIPALASWMGISVSEVVVNDNPRTHGKSKYGLNRIFKVFLDIITVKFLLSFSTKPIQIFGLLGLIVGSLGGILTLVLIIQRIFFLISLGNRPLFILAIFLVFIGIQFITFGLLAELNVRIYHESQKKPTYFVREIKG is encoded by the coding sequence ATGAATAACAGCGATAAAATTAATATTTCAATTATTGTTCCCATATACAATGAAAAGGACAATATTGCAATGCTGCATCAAAGGCTTCAAAAGGTATTAAACCAAATGGGTCTTACATACGAAGTACTGTTAATAGATGACGGCTCCCGGGATGGAAGCTGGGAAGAAATGCTTAAAGTGCACCAGGCCAACCCCCGGTTCAGGATTATTAAGCTCAGGAGAAACTTCGGCCAGACCCCGGCTATGAGCGCCGGTTTTGATTATAGCCAGGGAGAGATTGTAATAACTTTGGATGCAGATCTTCAAAATGAACCTGAGGATATTCCCAAGCTGGTGGAAGAAATGAATAAAGGTTTTGATGTGGTTAGCGGATGGAGAAAAAACAGGAAAGAGAATTACCTTACCCGCCGGCTCCCTTCCATTATGGCCAACCGCCTTATATCTTTTTTAACCGGGGTAAAACTGCATGACTTTGGCTGCACCCTTAAAGCCTACCGGCAAGAGGTGGTAAAAAACACCAAGCTTTATGGGGAAATGCACCGTTATATTCCAGCTTTAGCCAGCTGGATGGGTATTAGTGTTTCCGAGGTGGTGGTAAATGATAATCCCCGGACACATGGTAAATCCAAATACGGCCTTAACCGTATTTTCAAGGTGTTCCTGGATATAATAACGGTTAAGTTTTTGCTTAGCTTTTCTACCAAGCCCATACAGATATTTGGGTTGTTAGGTTTGATTGTCGGTTCCCTGGGAGGCATACTTACCCTGGTGCTGATCATTCAAAGAATATTCTTCCTGATAAGCCTGGGCAACCGTCCATTGTTTATACTGGCCATATTTTTGGTTTTTATCGGCATCCAGTTTATAACCTTTGGATTGCTGGCGGAATTAAATGTGCGGATATACCATGAATCACAAAAGAAGCCTACTTATTTTGTAAGGGAGATAAAGGGCTAA
- a CDS encoding SPASM domain-containing protein — protein MNLKKVSRLLNSYLNYIKRNPRPNYWPCRVWIEVTSNCNLECPLCPNRDMEPEQKGFMDYGLFTDIIDQLGSRVNDIYLFHRGEPFLHPQLMDMIGYAKKTPATVRIHTNATLLDKEKSHQVISSGLDFISFSFDGYQKETYEQHRVNSNFEQTVKNILYFLNLKRQLGSKTPYTVLQIMEYGPQPQPEVKQEFFNRFKGLPLNRVITRKPHNWAGLVPGALPAKKSYVPCTFLWYALVILFNGDILPCPQDFEARLNLGNINSDSAEAVFKGQKMQRLRQKITAKDIGTLVPCKDCDRLWRNTFMGLPQDYLKTFIKDNWGAN, from the coding sequence GTGAATTTAAAAAAGGTATCCAGACTACTGAATTCATACCTTAACTACATAAAAAGAAATCCCCGGCCCAACTACTGGCCCTGCCGGGTATGGATAGAGGTGACCAGTAACTGTAACCTGGAGTGTCCACTTTGTCCTAACCGTGATATGGAGCCGGAGCAGAAAGGTTTTATGGATTACGGCCTTTTTACTGATATAATCGACCAGCTGGGCTCCCGGGTAAATGATATCTACCTCTTTCACAGGGGCGAGCCTTTCCTGCACCCCCAGCTGATGGATATGATTGGCTATGCCAAAAAGACACCGGCTACAGTTAGAATCCACACCAATGCTACCCTGCTGGATAAGGAAAAATCCCACCAGGTTATCAGCTCAGGGCTGGATTTTATTTCTTTTTCTTTTGATGGATACCAAAAAGAAACTTATGAACAGCACCGGGTAAACTCCAATTTTGAACAAACTGTAAAAAACATCCTATATTTTTTAAACCTAAAACGCCAGCTGGGCAGTAAGACTCCCTATACCGTACTGCAGATAATGGAATACGGCCCCCAGCCCCAACCGGAAGTAAAACAGGAATTTTTTAACCGGTTTAAAGGGCTGCCCTTAAATAGAGTCATTACCAGAAAACCCCATAACTGGGCGGGATTGGTGCCAGGCGCCTTGCCTGCTAAAAAAAGCTATGTGCCCTGCACCTTTCTGTGGTATGCTCTGGTAATATTATTTAATGGAGACATACTGCCCTGTCCCCAGGATTTTGAAGCCAGGCTTAACCTGGGAAATATTAATAGTGACAGCGCAGAGGCTGTGTTTAAGGGCCAAAAGATGCAAAGACTAAGGCAAAAAATAACAGCTAAGGATATAGGCACCCTGGTTCCATGCAAGGATTGTGACCGCTTGTGGCGAAACACTTTCATGGGACTGCCCCAGGATTACCTAAAGACTTTCATAAAAGATAACTGGGGGGCAAATTAG
- a CDS encoding lysylphosphatidylglycerol synthase transmembrane domain-containing protein has protein sequence MKSKIFNIAKVIVSLSLIGYLIYKYWEEITNFLSTVTVNDINFWFLFLAAFMHFTGLIISAVRWQMLLKLQGVNPSLNYLNGSLLIGIFLNNFLPSSIGGDTYRAYDAAQLKNSSWPKSITVLLLERGTGVIALICFVMLSLFLGFSLTELNTIFLVVIILFVVLGIFLLLLLNPKLLKPFNFIFKIRFMAKLKDKFKSIMDALTALKNKKVLTLLILLSFLMQFNVILHYYFAALALKIDISFVSFVFMVPIVLLVAMIPISIGGIGIRENTTAYFLTSFGVVASKAAIFPLLILFLLLAESIIGGVLFLIRKPKIAKMRQPDKK, from the coding sequence GTGAAATCCAAGATTTTCAATATTGCTAAAGTGATAGTAAGCCTTTCCCTTATTGGGTATTTGATTTACAAATACTGGGAAGAAATAACAAATTTTTTGTCTACGGTAACTGTAAATGATATTAATTTCTGGTTCCTGTTTTTAGCTGCCTTTATGCACTTTACCGGCCTTATAATTTCAGCAGTAAGGTGGCAGATGCTGCTTAAGCTGCAGGGAGTAAACCCTTCCCTAAACTACCTTAACGGATCTTTGCTGATAGGGATTTTTCTAAATAATTTTCTACCCAGCAGCATAGGCGGGGACACCTACCGCGCTTATGATGCAGCCCAGCTTAAAAACAGCAGCTGGCCCAAGTCTATCACTGTGCTCCTGCTGGAACGGGGTACGGGGGTAATAGCCCTTATATGTTTTGTTATGCTGTCTTTGTTTTTAGGGTTTAGCCTTACCGAGCTAAATACCATATTTTTGGTGGTAATAATATTATTTGTAGTATTGGGTATTTTTTTATTATTGCTTCTAAATCCCAAGCTGCTGAAGCCCTTTAATTTCATTTTTAAAATAAGGTTTATGGCTAAGCTAAAGGATAAATTTAAAAGCATTATGGATGCCCTTACTGCTTTAAAGAATAAAAAAGTGTTAACCCTGCTTATACTATTAAGTTTTTTAATGCAGTTTAATGTAATTTTGCATTACTACTTTGCCGCCCTGGCCTTAAAAATAGATATAAGTTTTGTATCCTTTGTATTTATGGTACCCATAGTGCTGCTGGTAGCCATGATTCCCATATCTATTGGGGGCATAGGTATCAGGGAAAATACTACCGCCTATTTCTTAACCAGCTTTGGGGTAGTTGCATCTAAGGCAGCCATATTCCCCCTGCTTATTTTATTTTTGCTCCTGGCTGAATCAATTATAGGGGGAGTATTGTTTTTAATCAGAAAACCCAAGATTGCAAAAATGCGGCAGCCGGATAAAAAGTAA